A genome region from Armatimonadota bacterium includes the following:
- the hcp gene encoding hydroxylamine reductase, with the protein MFCYQCEQTAKGTGCTIQGVCGKDPVATTLMDLLVYATEGISMYAHRARQLGLSDRAVDVFVLESLFSTVTNVDFDADRIEELVRKAAEIKEKARKLYEEAARKSGKSPELLNGPARWTPATDRDGLLRQGESVGVIARRKKFGEEITALQDLVLYGLKGAAAYADHAQILGKESDEVYARSHEGLDFLTKENTTVEELLGMCLKIGELNLKAMELLDAANTSAYGHPEPTKVRIEPVKGKAIAVSGHDLKDLEELLKQTDGKGINVYTHGEMLPAHGYPKLKAYKHLVGNYGSAWQNQIREFAAFPGAILMTTNCLQRPSDVYKDRIFTTGLVGWPGVKHIANKDFTPVIEAALAAPGFTEDGEEKYITVGFGRQAVLSTADAIIEAVKSGAIRHFFLVGGCDGAKAGRNYYTEFVEKAPKDTVILTLACGKYRFNKMDLGDIGGIPRLLDIGQCNDAYSAIQIAAALADAFGVGINDLPLSLILSWYEQKAVAILLTLLHLGIRNMRLGPSLPAYLPPTALNVLVEKFNIMPITTPEQDLKAILG; encoded by the coding sequence ATGTTCTGTTATCAGTGCGAGCAAACAGCAAAAGGAACCGGATGTACCATCCAAGGCGTCTGCGGCAAAGACCCTGTAGCGACAACTTTGATGGATCTTCTTGTCTATGCAACCGAAGGCATCTCCATGTACGCTCATCGAGCTAGACAGTTAGGATTATCCGACCGTGCCGTGGATGTGTTCGTACTCGAATCGCTATTTTCCACGGTAACAAATGTTGATTTCGACGCCGACCGAATTGAAGAACTCGTAAGAAAAGCGGCAGAGATAAAAGAAAAAGCACGTAAGCTTTACGAAGAAGCTGCTCGAAAATCTGGCAAGTCCCCCGAATTGCTTAATGGTCCTGCGAGATGGACTCCGGCAACCGACCGCGATGGTCTTCTTCGTCAAGGTGAATCGGTAGGCGTCATTGCGCGTAGGAAAAAATTTGGCGAAGAGATTACTGCGCTTCAAGATCTTGTGCTGTATGGTTTGAAAGGTGCAGCTGCATACGCAGACCATGCACAAATTCTCGGCAAGGAATCCGATGAAGTCTATGCCAGATCTCATGAAGGCTTAGACTTTCTTACGAAAGAGAATACAACCGTTGAAGAGTTGCTTGGAATGTGCCTAAAAATCGGCGAACTAAATCTGAAAGCCATGGAGCTCTTAGATGCGGCAAACACGAGTGCATATGGTCATCCCGAGCCGACAAAGGTGCGCATCGAGCCTGTTAAAGGAAAAGCAATTGCCGTCTCTGGCCATGATCTCAAAGACCTCGAGGAGCTACTAAAGCAGACGGACGGAAAGGGAATAAACGTTTACACCCATGGTGAGATGCTTCCGGCGCACGGATATCCAAAGCTTAAGGCATATAAGCATCTAGTTGGCAATTATGGAAGCGCCTGGCAAAACCAGATAAGGGAGTTTGCCGCCTTCCCAGGCGCAATACTTATGACAACAAACTGCCTCCAGCGCCCGAGTGACGTTTACAAGGACCGCATTTTCACCACAGGTCTTGTTGGCTGGCCAGGCGTAAAACACATAGCGAACAAAGACTTCACACCAGTAATCGAAGCAGCACTCGCTGCACCCGGATTCACGGAAGATGGCGAGGAAAAGTATATAACCGTAGGCTTTGGGCGGCAGGCAGTGCTCAGCACAGCTGATGCAATCATTGAGGCGGTCAAAAGCGGAGCGATACGTCATTTCTTTCTCGTCGGTGGGTGCGATGGCGCCAAAGCGGGACGAAATTACTACACAGAGTTTGTTGAAAAAGCTCCAAAGGACACCGTCATACTCACATTAGCATGCGGAAAGTACCGCTTCAACAAAATGGACCTGGGAGACATTGGTGGAATCCCAAGGTTACTCGACATTGGCCAGTGCAATGATGCTTATTCGGCAATCCAAATAGCAGCGGCTCTTGCAGATGCCTTTGGTGTAGGCATAAATGACCTGCCGCTTTCTCTTATACTTTCATGGTATGAACAAAAAGCAGTAGCAATCCTGCTAACGTTACTTCACCTTGGGATAAGAAATATGCGGCTTGGCCCAAGCCTGCCAGCCTACCTGCCGCCAACAGCATTAAACGTCCTTGTTGAGAAGTTCAATATCATGCCAATCACAACCCCCGAGCAAGACCTGAAAGCAATCCTTGGATAA
- a CDS encoding 4Fe-4S binding protein, translated as MVRKIIKIDEEKCNGCGLCVDACAEGAIKIIEGKARLVSESYCDGLGACIGECPQGAITIEEREAEPFDEHKAKEWVAQQPTIQKSDTGVQTSETRNNEQLPCGCPGTNVQILTPTATSESEQGDVAPSSLCNWPVQLRLVPSNAPYFQGANVLLAADCVPFAYSAFHRKMLHGKVLVIGCPKLDDAPYYIEKLTEILAHSDIKSLMVARMEVPCCSGLTRIAQMAVAASGKEIPINEIIISIRGEEINS; from the coding sequence GTGGTCAGAAAAATCATCAAAATCGACGAAGAGAAATGCAACGGGTGTGGGCTTTGTGTGGATGCATGTGCTGAAGGAGCAATCAAAATTATCGAAGGCAAAGCTCGACTGGTAAGCGAAAGCTATTGTGATGGCTTGGGCGCATGCATTGGGGAATGTCCCCAAGGAGCAATAACGATTGAAGAACGGGAAGCTGAGCCTTTCGACGAACATAAAGCAAAAGAATGGGTTGCCCAACAACCGACAATTCAAAAGTCGGATACTGGAGTTCAAACCTCAGAAACACGAAACAACGAACAACTCCCCTGTGGATGTCCAGGTACTAATGTTCAAATACTCACACCTACCGCGACCAGCGAGTCGGAGCAAGGGGACGTCGCCCCATCATCTCTTTGCAATTGGCCGGTCCAGCTACGATTGGTACCATCCAATGCTCCCTATTTTCAGGGCGCAAACGTTCTGCTAGCGGCAGACTGTGTGCCGTTCGCATATTCGGCTTTCCACCGCAAAATGTTACACGGCAAAGTGCTGGTTATTGGCTGTCCAAAGCTCGACGATGCGCCTTATTACATTGAAAAACTCACAGAGATACTAGCTCATTCCGACATAAAAAGTTTAATGGTAGCGCGCATGGAAGTTCCCTGCTGCAGCGGCCTCACAAGGATTGCCCAAATGGCAGTCGCAGCATCGGGAAAAGAAATACCAATTAATGAAATTATTATTTCAATTCGCGGTGAGGAGATAAACAGCTAA
- a CDS encoding Rrf2 family transcriptional regulator: MSNMLRITDGASLAFHTMAFLVQSPGRWISTREIASELGVSENHLAKVCQRLAKAGLVESVRGQGGGFRLAKSPAEITLLEVYEAIEGVLKPIDCFLGKPVCQRSKCIFGNLIHSVNTQVKEYLASTTLDYLCCKS; this comes from the coding sequence ATGTCAAATATGTTGAGAATAACAGATGGAGCCTCGCTGGCATTTCATACCATGGCTTTTCTAGTCCAATCTCCTGGAAGATGGATATCAACTCGGGAGATCGCCTCTGAGCTAGGTGTTTCCGAAAACCATCTGGCAAAAGTTTGCCAGCGTCTCGCTAAAGCAGGATTGGTTGAGTCTGTCCGCGGTCAAGGTGGAGGATTTCGTTTGGCAAAATCACCAGCCGAAATTACGCTTCTGGAGGTTTACGAAGCAATCGAAGGCGTCCTAAAACCAATAGACTGCTTCTTGGGCAAACCTGTGTGCCAAAGAAGCAAGTGTATCTTCGGCAATCTCATTCATTCCGTAAATACACAGGTCAAAGAATATCTAGCTTCTACAACGCTAGATTATCTGTGTTGTAAATCGTAA
- a CDS encoding DUF4838 domain-containing protein — protein sequence MRILAFFVLIFLIASCPITSLVMADEWHPKILPVEKVDFNWPPPREVGEPDYFTIAKDGKPACTIVIPAKPTNYETKCAELLKLYLKLVTGADFDIKSEPFAHGPAIYIGNTDVGREAMPQLPPIKYGDLTLPNLHGFMVKTVNQNTLVIRGNKDIGNNYATYSFIREYLGVRRYWPSEPGGIGDVFEKRPTLTVPKLTWIDWPYLISRHVGFNPKGWELTQKEGNPPWMFFWYRCGTTLSMMHNFFSLVSPEEYGKTHPEYFPEINGKRFVPTKQIHWQPCVSNPEVVDICAQKITAAFDRDPYRICHALSVNDGAGHCECANCRAMDAPESDINTTQLTDRYVKFMNAVAEKVTAKHPDRLIGFLAYGGVRFPPKTVKLHPNLVPYFCAMGQGLYRGWDSWIAAGAKNMGHYGYHDDRWFIIPKINPHQEARRIRYMVGSGVQRGYYKEFNPTYPLDAHAAIVTAELQWDPRLDEDKILEQYYSDMFGESAKEMQRFYELLEKDYETWLKNTSPPHPYGPDRSDLDLDHDYEQFQVLTARGADLAWEALQKAEAKARDAKVKERIHIVKAIFEFVRICDHEYWLTKSLPKCRSASEAASQAREVLRLARAKAEYKEKVMEKEPIKQWHMIYREPYDFIKVGEIPQEVHQAIDKGFEMAFKANPKDPEWQRLAKDPDPIIAQSAQAVLAMASNQNLTNLANDGGFEGGVKPELRHDEPKQGSVAITREKPHSGERCAIIWNCKSSSIVKRVQAGPGEKFLISVWLRSLEHPGPNNVPALYGLRVNAKSGDKIINWIREPITPTTQWQEFRMTYTTPAGTDSIEVLINVMRQHSKARAWVDDISIIRLPVSSLGLTTEGVSNTQRDTPPEE from the coding sequence ATGAGAATTTTAGCATTCTTTGTTTTGATATTTTTAATCGCAAGTTGCCCAATCACCTCATTAGTAATGGCTGATGAGTGGCACCCAAAGATTTTACCCGTCGAGAAGGTGGATTTCAACTGGCCGCCACCCAGAGAGGTTGGTGAACCTGACTATTTTACTATCGCCAAGGATGGAAAACCTGCGTGTACAATTGTAATCCCTGCGAAGCCGACTAATTATGAAACAAAATGCGCTGAATTACTGAAGCTTTACTTAAAATTGGTCACAGGTGCTGATTTTGATATCAAGTCAGAACCTTTCGCGCATGGCCCGGCAATTTATATTGGAAACACAGACGTTGGCAGGGAAGCCATGCCCCAGCTGCCGCCGATTAAATATGGAGACCTCACACTCCCGAACCTACACGGCTTCATGGTGAAGACGGTTAACCAAAACACACTAGTAATTCGGGGCAATAAAGATATAGGCAATAATTACGCAACTTATTCTTTTATCCGCGAGTATCTAGGGGTTCGGCGTTATTGGCCATCAGAGCCTGGAGGGATTGGCGACGTCTTCGAAAAGCGACCAACGCTAACTGTGCCAAAGCTCACCTGGATTGACTGGCCGTATCTCATTAGCCGCCACGTAGGCTTTAATCCTAAGGGCTGGGAATTAACGCAGAAGGAAGGCAATCCACCCTGGATGTTCTTTTGGTATCGGTGTGGAACGACACTCTCGATGATGCACAACTTCTTCAGCCTCGTTTCGCCTGAAGAATATGGAAAAACGCATCCTGAGTACTTCCCCGAAATAAATGGCAAACGCTTTGTCCCAACCAAGCAGATACATTGGCAACCTTGTGTCAGCAATCCTGAAGTAGTAGATATTTGCGCACAGAAAATCACTGCCGCATTTGACAGAGACCCCTATCGAATCTGCCACGCACTCTCCGTAAATGATGGGGCAGGTCATTGCGAGTGCGCGAATTGCAGAGCGATGGATGCGCCCGAATCCGACATAAACACAACCCAGCTGACCGATAGGTATGTCAAATTCATGAATGCCGTAGCAGAGAAAGTAACGGCAAAACACCCAGATAGATTGATTGGCTTTCTTGCATATGGGGGTGTCCGATTCCCACCAAAGACCGTAAAGCTCCACCCAAATCTCGTGCCTTATTTCTGCGCTATGGGGCAAGGACTTTATCGCGGCTGGGATTCGTGGATTGCCGCTGGAGCTAAGAACATGGGCCACTACGGCTACCATGATGACCGATGGTTCATCATTCCAAAGATTAACCCCCACCAAGAAGCACGGCGAATCCGGTACATGGTTGGCAGTGGAGTACAGCGCGGCTACTATAAAGAATTTAATCCAACCTACCCGCTAGATGCCCACGCCGCCATTGTAACTGCTGAACTTCAATGGGATCCTCGTCTCGACGAAGATAAAATCCTTGAGCAATATTACTCCGACATGTTCGGTGAATCCGCAAAGGAAATGCAAAGATTTTATGAATTGCTCGAAAAAGATTACGAAACATGGCTAAAGAATACCTCACCACCGCACCCCTATGGGCCCGACAGAAGTGACCTTGATCTCGACCATGATTATGAACAATTCCAGGTTCTGACAGCGAGAGGCGCGGACTTAGCATGGGAGGCTCTTCAAAAAGCCGAAGCAAAAGCACGAGATGCGAAGGTAAAGGAACGTATCCACATCGTAAAAGCAATATTTGAATTCGTGCGCATATGCGACCATGAATATTGGCTCACAAAGTCGCTGCCAAAATGCCGCAGTGCATCAGAAGCAGCCAGTCAAGCTCGCGAGGTTTTACGCCTTGCTCGAGCAAAAGCCGAGTATAAAGAGAAAGTCATGGAAAAAGAACCAATCAAACAATGGCACATGATTTACCGCGAGCCGTATGACTTTATTAAAGTTGGTGAAATACCGCAGGAGGTCCACCAGGCAATAGACAAAGGCTTCGAGATGGCGTTTAAAGCCAATCCAAAAGACCCGGAGTGGCAACGACTTGCTAAAGACCCCGACCCAATTATTGCCCAGTCCGCACAGGCAGTTCTTGCAATGGCATCGAATCAAAACTTAACCAATCTCGCCAACGATGGCGGCTTTGAGGGCGGAGTAAAGCCTGAGCTACGGCACGATGAACCAAAGCAAGGGTCAGTAGCCATCACACGTGAGAAACCCCACTCCGGCGAGCGGTGTGCGATTATTTGGAACTGCAAATCATCAAGTATCGTTAAAAGGGTTCAAGCAGGTCCAGGCGAGAAATTTCTAATTTCTGTCTGGCTACGCTCATTGGAACATCCTGGCCCAAACAATGTACCCGCCCTTTATGGTCTCAGGGTAAATGCAAAAAGTGGCGACAAAATCATAAATTGGATAAGAGAGCCGATAACCCCAACCACCCAATGGCAGGAGTTTCGCATGACTTATACCACTCCTGCAGGCACAGATTCAATCGAAGTGCTCATCAATGTAATGCGCCAGCACTCGAAAGCGCGAGCTTGGGTTGACGACATCTCAATAATCCGCCTACCAGTTAGTTCGCTTGGTTTAACAACCGAGGGCGTTTCCAACACGCAAAGGGACACACCACCCGAAGAGTAG
- a CDS encoding DUF1361 domain-containing protein produces the protein MTEIICIFHWVTWNTFLAIIPVAAGYSIRYLTDKRRMRGINLATVFLFFLGVIWLAFLPNTCYLLTEWRHFLNRVGHSGLYAKWTVDHGAALDLMIYTLFYLCYSGIGVLTFTLAVRPIARMLKARGATLWVWGIPFFLLMSVGVYLGLVLRFNSWDLFTRPATVWESVVNLWSRPAPSFFIISFAAFLWLLFIVMDIWVDGLIARWKSSLKEQ, from the coding sequence ATGACTGAAATAATATGCATTTTTCATTGGGTAACTTGGAATACCTTTCTTGCAATCATACCTGTTGCGGCGGGCTACAGCATCCGTTACCTTACTGATAAGCGACGGATGCGTGGAATAAACCTGGCTACTGTGTTCCTGTTTTTTCTTGGCGTTATCTGGCTTGCTTTTCTGCCGAATACATGCTATCTCCTCACCGAATGGAGGCATTTCCTAAATAGAGTTGGCCACTCAGGTCTCTACGCAAAATGGACTGTCGACCACGGTGCGGCATTGGACCTAATGATTTACACGTTGTTTTACCTTTGCTATAGTGGCATAGGGGTGCTAACGTTCACGCTTGCTGTGCGACCAATTGCCAGAATGCTTAAAGCGAGAGGGGCAACGCTGTGGGTTTGGGGAATTCCATTTTTCTTGTTGATGTCAGTCGGCGTTTATCTCGGCTTGGTGCTGAGGTTTAACAGCTGGGATTTATTTACTAGGCCTGCGACAGTATGGGAATCGGTAGTCAATCTGTGGTCACGGCCTGCGCCAAGCTTCTTTATTATTTCTTTTGCCGCGTTCCTTTGGTTGCTTTTCATTGTTATGGATATTTGGGTAGATGGTTTAATTGCCCGCTGGAAGTCAAGCCTCAAAGAACAATAG
- a CDS encoding ThuA domain-containing protein yields the protein MKKALMVWGGWDGHEPKQCVDIVAPVLEANGFSVEISNTMDSYLDEEKMRSLSLVVPCWTMGQITPEQEKGLLNAIKSGVGIAGWHGGMGDSFRSNTAYQFMVGGQWVEHPGGIVDYVVNITKPEDPIVKGLDDFKMKSEQYYMHVDPSNEVLATTTFGGEHYPWIAGCVMPVVWKRKYGEGRVFYMSLGHVAKDFEVPEVLEIIKRGAIWAAR from the coding sequence ATGAAGAAAGCATTGATGGTGTGGGGCGGATGGGATGGCCATGAGCCCAAACAGTGTGTTGACATTGTCGCCCCCGTTCTCGAGGCTAACGGTTTTTCTGTCGAGATTTCGAATACCATGGACTCGTATCTCGACGAGGAAAAAATGAGGTCGCTCAGCTTAGTAGTGCCATGTTGGACAATGGGACAGATTACGCCTGAACAGGAGAAAGGGCTTCTCAATGCGATAAAGAGCGGCGTTGGAATCGCTGGTTGGCATGGAGGTATGGGAGATTCCTTTAGGAGCAACACGGCATATCAATTTATGGTCGGCGGCCAGTGGGTAGAGCATCCAGGTGGTATAGTGGACTATGTGGTCAATATTACCAAGCCTGAAGATCCAATCGTTAAGGGGCTCGACGATTTCAAAATGAAGTCCGAGCAATACTACATGCATGTAGACCCTTCAAATGAGGTTTTAGCAACGACCACATTCGGCGGCGAACATTATCCATGGATTGCGGGATGTGTTATGCCTGTAGTTTGGAAGCGGAAGTACGGCGAAGGCAGGGTATTCTACATGTCGCTAGGCCACGTGGCGAAGGATTTTGAGGTGCCTGAAGTACTCGAGATCATCAAGCGTGGAGCAATTTGGGCGGCGAGATAG
- a CDS encoding Gfo/Idh/MocA family oxidoreductase, which produces MKTAKIGIVGCGNISGIYFQNAKMLEAIEVSACADIIPERAKAKAEEFGCRAVSVEELLADPEIEIVLNLTIPDAHASVAMAALEAGKSVYNEKPLAITREDGRKMLELAKSKGLLVGCAPDTFMGGGIQTCRKLIDDGWIGEPVAATAFMMCHGHEGWHPDPEFYYKPGGGPMFDMGPYYLTALVNLIGPVRRVTGSARITFPERIIGSEPKRGTVIKVDVPTHVAGVMDFANGAVGTIITSFDVWAANLPRIEIYGTEGSLSVPDPNTFGGPVRIRRAGEKEWAEVPLSHGYAENSRGLGVADMAYALRSGRAHRASGELAYHVLDIMHAFHDASEKGMHVILESTCERPSALPLGLPKGKLDE; this is translated from the coding sequence ATGAAAACTGCAAAAATTGGCATTGTTGGATGCGGAAACATTTCAGGTATTTATTTCCAAAACGCAAAGATGCTGGAGGCAATCGAGGTTTCTGCGTGCGCTGATATCATCCCTGAGAGGGCGAAGGCGAAGGCGGAAGAATTTGGATGCAGGGCGGTGAGCGTTGAAGAGCTACTCGCCGACCCGGAAATTGAAATTGTGCTCAATCTTACGATTCCAGACGCCCATGCTTCGGTTGCAATGGCGGCGCTTGAGGCAGGAAAGTCGGTCTACAACGAGAAGCCGCTAGCTATTACTCGTGAAGATGGCCGCAAAATGCTTGAGTTGGCAAAATCGAAAGGTTTGCTTGTTGGATGTGCGCCTGATACGTTCATGGGTGGTGGGATACAAACTTGTCGGAAGCTTATTGATGATGGGTGGATTGGCGAGCCTGTTGCCGCGACTGCTTTTATGATGTGCCATGGTCATGAGGGTTGGCACCCAGACCCTGAGTTCTACTACAAACCTGGTGGAGGCCCAATGTTCGATATGGGGCCCTACTACCTCACGGCTCTAGTTAATCTTATAGGCCCAGTACGCCGTGTGACTGGGTCGGCAAGGATAACGTTCCCCGAGCGAATCATTGGAAGTGAGCCGAAGCGTGGCACGGTTATTAAGGTTGATGTTCCAACCCATGTTGCGGGAGTTATGGATTTTGCAAATGGTGCAGTTGGAACGATAATCACCAGCTTTGACGTGTGGGCGGCGAACTTGCCTAGAATCGAAATCTATGGCACAGAGGGTTCTCTCAGCGTTCCCGACCCAAATACGTTTGGCGGACCGGTTAGAATAAGGCGTGCTGGTGAAAAAGAATGGGCGGAAGTTCCCCTTTCTCACGGTTATGCTGAGAATTCCAGGGGGCTTGGTGTTGCGGACATGGCTTATGCACTGCGCTCGGGAAGGGCACACCGTGCAAGCGGTGAACTTGCCTATCATGTGCTAGACATCATGCATGCTTTCCATGATGCTTCGGAGAAAGGCATGCATGTCATACTTGAAAGCACCTGTGAGCGACCATCAGCTCTTCCGCTCGGGCTTCCCAAAGGAAAGTTGGACGAATAG
- a CDS encoding BadF/BadG/BcrA/BcrD ATPase family protein: protein MATRFALGVDGGGTKSDAVLIDEFGNVVGWGRGGTGQSHWAGREGALESYSTAVRGALGDNHPEDLWVAGLYWPYLERIGITIPPSRYVNAGEVERGLAAGLETHGIVVLSGTGSFVAGLTEDGRCLTLDGLGPVLGDYGSGYQIGLAGMRAAMASSWGPSRKTILETLIPQSLGVENTEGIFRLVYFGEFGRSQTASVAKVVACAAEEGDDVSRKIILRAADDISEVAADVIRQLGLENSNYALVASGGVAQGCSMYWERVVERVLEIAPNLRPIRPILKPCVGAALLALKAMGVQWTPELVDRIKETQQAFAQNYDTPLKGS, encoded by the coding sequence ATGGCAACGCGGTTTGCATTGGGAGTAGATGGCGGCGGAACAAAGAGCGACGCCGTTCTAATAGATGAATTCGGAAATGTCGTTGGTTGGGGTCGAGGTGGGACTGGTCAGAGCCATTGGGCAGGTAGAGAAGGGGCACTTGAATCCTATTCTACTGCAGTCCGCGGTGCCCTCGGAGACAACCATCCTGAGGATTTGTGGGTTGCCGGATTATATTGGCCATATCTAGAGCGAATTGGGATTACCATACCTCCCTCCAGGTATGTTAATGCAGGCGAAGTTGAGCGTGGTTTAGCGGCTGGGCTGGAAACCCATGGTATAGTGGTCCTCTCAGGGACGGGTTCTTTCGTCGCTGGTCTAACAGAGGATGGCAGGTGTCTTACACTTGATGGGTTGGGACCTGTGCTTGGAGACTATGGGAGCGGTTATCAGATTGGGCTGGCGGGAATGCGTGCCGCTATGGCTTCTTCATGGGGACCAAGCCGCAAAACAATTCTAGAGACATTGATTCCGCAGTCGCTTGGGGTTGAAAATACCGAAGGCATTTTCCGCCTTGTCTATTTCGGCGAATTTGGCAGATCGCAAACGGCATCGGTGGCGAAGGTAGTTGCTTGTGCTGCTGAAGAGGGCGATGATGTTTCTCGCAAAATAATCCTTCGTGCAGCAGACGATATATCTGAAGTGGCTGCGGATGTAATTAGGCAGCTTGGGCTCGAGAATAGCAACTACGCCCTTGTTGCTTCTGGTGGGGTGGCGCAGGGTTGTTCCATGTATTGGGAGCGGGTTGTCGAGCGCGTGCTAGAAATCGCTCCAAACCTTCGGCCAATTCGGCCCATCCTTAAGCCATGTGTTGGCGCTGCTTTATTGGCTTTAAAGGCAATGGGTGTTCAGTGGACGCCTGAGCTAGTGGACCGCATAAAGGAAACTCAGCAGGCATTCGCTCAAAATTATGATACACCGCTTAAAGGGTCATAA
- a CDS encoding sugar isomerase domain-containing protein, with protein MLAKSYIQTLHSLLDRIADEQMANIRRAGEMIADTWASGGAVFITDMGHGVASELTGRAGGLMALRRFGFSMHLDNPIADCQRNRPRNEPIEVDLEQIRTAVRTSQLRPGDLVLVGSVSGRNKWPIEVAMECRRLGVKVIVLTSLEYTSQVNSLHPSGKKLSDVGDLVIDICAPYGDASQEVDGLPVKVLPVSGIGFIAILWMICGEAIEKMLEKGLRPHVYMSNNRDGGPEFNERELAEYNKVGY; from the coding sequence ATGTTAGCAAAAAGTTATATTCAGACCCTCCACAGCCTCCTTGATCGCATTGCCGATGAGCAGATGGCGAACATCCGTAGGGCGGGCGAAATGATAGCCGATACTTGGGCTTCGGGTGGAGCCGTGTTCATCACTGACATGGGGCATGGGGTTGCTTCCGAGCTTACTGGTCGAGCTGGTGGTTTAATGGCGCTAAGGAGGTTTGGCTTCTCCATGCACCTAGACAATCCAATTGCCGATTGTCAACGCAACCGCCCAAGAAACGAACCTATTGAGGTGGATTTAGAACAGATTCGCACGGCAGTTCGCACTAGCCAACTAAGACCAGGTGACTTGGTGCTTGTCGGTTCGGTTTCGGGGCGGAACAAGTGGCCGATTGAAGTGGCGATGGAGTGCCGGAGGCTCGGGGTTAAAGTCATAGTTCTCACATCCTTGGAATACACGTCGCAGGTCAATTCTTTGCATCCCTCGGGCAAGAAGCTTTCAGACGTTGGCGACCTTGTCATTGACATATGCGCCCCGTATGGCGATGCTTCCCAGGAAGTAGATGGACTCCCTGTAAAAGTCCTTCCAGTTTCGGGCATTGGATTCATTGCCATCCTTTGGATGATTTGCGGAGAGGCAATCGAGAAGATGCTCGAAAAAGGGTTGCGGCCACATGTTTACATGAGCAACAACCGCGACGGTGGCCCTGAATTTAACGAAAGGGAGCTTGCCGAATACAACAAGGTGGGTTATTAG